A section of the Pan paniscus chromosome 7, NHGRI_mPanPan1-v2.0_pri, whole genome shotgun sequence genome encodes:
- the LOC129395883 gene encoding LOW QUALITY PROTEIN: zinc finger protein 705D-like (The sequence of the model RefSeq protein was modified relative to this genomic sequence to represent the inferred CDS: inserted 1 base in 1 codon) produces MHSLEKVTFEDVAIDFTQEEWAMMDTSKRKLYRDVMLENISHLVPLGYQISKSYIILQLEQGKELWREGREFLQDQNPDRESALKKKHMISMHPIIRKDVSTSMTMENSLILEDPFECNDSGEDCTDSSTITQCLLTHSGKKPCVSKQCGKSLRNLLSPKPHRQIHTKGKSYQCNLCEKAYTNCFHLRRHKMTHTGERPYSCHLCGKAFTQCSHLRRHEKTHTGERPYKCHQCGKAFIQSFNLRRHERTHLGXKCYECDKSGKAFSENSGFRGNKIIYTGEKPHACLLCGKAFSLSSDLR; encoded by the exons ATGCACTCACTA GAGAAAGTGACTTTTGAAGATGTAGCTATTGACTTCACCCAGGAAGAGTGGGCCATGATGGACACATCCAAGAGAAAGCTGTACAGAGATGTGATGCTGGAAAATATCAGTCACCTGGTGCCCCTCG GGTACCAGATAAGCAAATCCTATATAATTTTGCAGCTGGAGCAAGGAAAAGAGCTGTGGCGGGAAGGAAGAGAATTTCTTCAAGACCAGAATCCAG aCAGGGAAAGTGCCCTTAAGAAAAAACACATGATATCCATGCATCCTATCATCAGAAAAGATGTATCCACCAGTATGACAATG GAGAACTCTCTCATTCTGGAGGATCCTTTTGAATGTAATGATTCGGGAGAAGATTGCACTGACAGTTCCACAATAACTCAGTGTTTGTTAACTCATAGTGGAAAGAAACCCTGTGTCAGCAAACAGTGTGGAAAATCCCTTCGTAATCTTTTGTCCCCTAAACCACATAGACAAATTCATACTAAAGGTAAATCATATCAATGTAATCTATGTGAAAAGGCCTATACTAATTGCTTTCACCTTAGACGGCACAAGatgactcacactggagagag GCCATATTCATGTCATCTATGTGGAAAAGCCTTCACTCAGTGTTCTCACCTTAGAAGACATGAGAAAACTCACACGGGAGAGAGGCCATATAAGTGTCatcaatgtgggaaagcctttattcAATCCTTTAACCTTCGAAGACATGAGAGAACTCACCTTG AAAAGTGTTATGAATGTGATAAAAGTGGGAAAGCCTTTAGTGAAAACTCTGGCTttagaggaaacaaaataatttacactggagagaaaccacaTGCTTGCCTTCTatgtgggaaggccttcagtCTGTCTTCTGACCTTAGATGA